One genomic window of Gracilinema caldarium DSM 7334 includes the following:
- a CDS encoding methyl-accepting chemotaxis protein produces MNIRAKLILLVIGMIVLITGASSVYFILQAPLVQIAREREYLDNLVITTQSLQTEVNRLDSSKFVTERPKFYAARVKFGEAFKYIQQITFLRKADKALADALMIVERLQNLNEENLSNVLDVYEELYKHAEELFVFPDNINLQQFYRDDLIINKNSNLVQNARFTLSRFDSYVNILNDSLESSINVISEQGSLIDGQIKNIQRQSITVALFIVGFIIILIALVALVFANTIAKSVIAIAQGVRALAEGDLSVSFTVKSKDEVGKLSKQMNDFITSLDMALLGIKDAADLNNQVKNQLLESSERTHRTLQEMQSAVHNVEEQARLLDQRIADTRKIVTDMTGGVGQLDARLSDQIAMVEESTASITQMLATIGNMARLAERDKELADALVKISDDGKEVFSSAFERVEAITEQVDKIEEMIEIINNIASQTNLLAMNAAIEAAHAGDAGKGFAVVADEIRKLAEASQEGSKEIADSVRDIVNSIESAKAGSGETNKAFAEIEEKIKDVSRSVAEISNSLAETNEGGRQILTAMTSLRELSASINQESRNMAQNTRSIEATMEQLDQVAESLRGAMVSMSQKNGDMAQVTDLTISLAHQLAAIGKDLEARISHFKTTCEQNGGEITTGGTCVDSDQSEQQVQTKLQTDKLVAGNLEASATLLEI; encoded by the coding sequence ATGAATATTCGAGCTAAACTTATACTATTAGTAATCGGGATGATTGTTCTCATCACCGGAGCTTCATCGGTTTATTTTATTCTACAGGCACCACTTGTTCAGATTGCTAGAGAACGTGAGTATCTTGATAACCTAGTGATAACAACCCAATCGTTACAAACCGAAGTAAATCGACTAGATTCATCTAAATTTGTTACAGAACGTCCTAAATTTTATGCTGCCCGGGTTAAATTCGGAGAAGCATTTAAGTATATTCAGCAAATTACCTTTTTACGAAAGGCCGACAAAGCTCTTGCTGATGCGCTTATGATTGTTGAACGGTTACAGAATTTGAATGAAGAGAACCTTAGTAATGTCTTGGATGTTTATGAAGAGCTTTATAAACATGCAGAAGAACTGTTTGTGTTTCCTGATAATATTAATTTGCAACAGTTTTATCGGGATGATCTGATAATTAATAAAAATTCCAATTTAGTTCAAAATGCACGGTTTACCTTATCTCGGTTCGATTCCTATGTAAATATTTTAAATGACAGTCTAGAATCGTCCATCAATGTTATTTCTGAACAAGGTAGTCTCATCGATGGGCAAATTAAAAACATACAACGGCAATCTATAACTGTAGCTCTTTTTATAGTAGGTTTTATTATTATCCTTATTGCCCTGGTGGCTCTTGTATTTGCCAACACGATTGCCAAATCGGTTATTGCAATAGCTCAGGGTGTTCGGGCTTTGGCAGAAGGGGATCTCTCTGTTTCTTTTACAGTTAAATCCAAGGATGAGGTTGGTAAACTTTCCAAACAGATGAATGATTTTATTACATCTCTTGATATGGCCCTTCTCGGAATAAAAGATGCGGCAGATCTGAATAATCAGGTTAAGAACCAATTGCTCGAATCTTCAGAACGCACCCATCGAACACTTCAAGAAATGCAATCGGCTGTACACAATGTAGAAGAACAGGCACGGCTTCTAGATCAACGTATTGCGGATACCCGAAAAATAGTAACCGATATGACCGGTGGTGTAGGGCAGCTTGATGCACGGCTTTCTGATCAGATCGCTATGGTCGAAGAATCTACCGCTTCCATCACACAGATGCTGGCCACTATTGGCAATATGGCCCGGCTTGCTGAACGCGATAAAGAACTGGCCGATGCTTTGGTTAAGATTTCCGACGATGGTAAGGAAGTGTTTTCTTCTGCCTTCGAACGTGTCGAGGCTATTACCGAACAGGTCGATAAAATTGAGGAAATGATTGAAATAATCAACAATATTGCAAGCCAGACCAATCTTCTCGCTATGAATGCAGCTATAGAAGCGGCCCATGCAGGTGATGCTGGTAAAGGGTTTGCAGTTGTAGCCGATGAAATCCGTAAACTCGCTGAAGCCTCTCAGGAAGGTTCGAAAGAAATAGCTGATTCAGTGAGAGATATTGTAAACTCCATAGAAAGTGCAAAAGCAGGTAGTGGAGAAACAAATAAGGCCTTTGCTGAAATTGAAGAAAAAATTAAGGATGTTTCCCGATCTGTTGCGGAAATCAGCAATAGTCTTGCAGAGACCAATGAGGGGGGCCGACAGATTCTGACCGCTATGACTAGTTTGAGAGAACTTTCTGCCTCTATTAATCAAGAATCTCGAAATATGGCCCAAAACACACGGTCTATAGAAGCTACCATGGAACAGCTTGATCAGGTCGCAGAAAGCCTTCGTGGGGCTATGGTATCTATGAGCCAGAAAAATGGCGATATGGCCCAGGTAACTGACCTAACGATTTCATTAGCCCATCAACTAGCAGCAATTGGTAAAGATCTGGAGGCCCGTATTTCTCATTTTAAAACAACTTGTGAACAGAATGGAGGAGAAATTACCACAGGGGGTACATGTGTAGATTCAGACCAATCAGAGCAACAGGTTCAAACAAAGCTACAAACAGATAAACTGGTTGCAGGAAACCTAGAAGCAAGTGCGACTTTACTTGAGATATAA
- a CDS encoding divergent polysaccharide deacetylase family protein, producing MANLQGKASQRGRQKKKKKLSSEDAVRAVLLSSLFIGLAIALSVSLLILMPPREQQDLKHNGEEQTSFPAKVKPNPETAIQSGTLSTIKNQPIEADKDAKPKTGSPSQIASTIENSTEVPSCTTSSRKDSTTPTVPKTTRPMKPNGGSTGLVVSAPLERPPQPPPKHKGSLAIVLDDAGNNLRELEPFLKFPGPLTIAVLPGLPYSAEAARRIRAAGKEVILHQPMEAVGGQNPGPGAIYAGMSRDEIEAVLKHNLAEVGPVVGMNNHQGSKITADERIMEIVLAFCRRNGIYYLDSRTTADTVVPTVAERLGIRIGERDVFVDNIQEKAAMIRFMEEGLQKAEKKGAAIVIGHVWSNELAATLSELYPELIAQGFSLTTISRIMMGTFEDEGFGD from the coding sequence GTGGCTAATTTGCAGGGGAAAGCATCCCAACGCGGACGACAGAAAAAGAAAAAAAAGCTAAGCTCTGAAGATGCAGTACGGGCTGTACTGCTTAGTTCTCTCTTTATTGGACTAGCGATAGCACTGAGTGTGAGTTTATTAATCCTTATGCCTCCCCGGGAGCAGCAAGATCTAAAACACAATGGAGAGGAGCAAACTAGTTTTCCGGCTAAGGTAAAACCAAATCCAGAAACTGCTATTCAATCAGGTACGCTGTCGACAATCAAAAACCAGCCAATTGAAGCGGACAAAGATGCTAAGCCAAAAACAGGAAGCCCCAGTCAAATTGCTTCAACAATAGAAAACTCAACCGAAGTACCTTCGTGTACGACATCTTCGAGAAAGGATTCGACTACCCCTACTGTTCCAAAGACAACTCGACCTATGAAACCTAACGGCGGCAGTACAGGGCTTGTGGTTTCCGCACCGCTTGAGCGGCCTCCGCAGCCCCCACCTAAACATAAGGGATCCCTCGCTATCGTTCTAGATGATGCGGGCAATAATCTTAGGGAACTGGAGCCCTTTCTCAAATTTCCCGGCCCCCTTACGATCGCGGTATTGCCTGGTCTTCCTTATTCTGCGGAGGCCGCTCGGCGTATTCGGGCAGCGGGGAAAGAAGTGATCCTCCATCAACCTATGGAAGCAGTGGGAGGACAAAATCCGGGACCTGGAGCCATTTATGCTGGTATGTCCCGGGATGAAATCGAAGCAGTGCTGAAGCACAATCTGGCAGAAGTTGGCCCTGTGGTGGGCATGAATAATCATCAGGGGTCGAAAATAACTGCAGATGAACGTATTATGGAAATAGTTCTCGCCTTTTGCAGGCGAAATGGTATATATTATTTAGATTCACGGACTACTGCAGATACGGTAGTCCCCACTGTGGCAGAGCGGTTGGGAATACGAATTGGGGAGCGCGATGTGTTCGTAGATAACATTCAGGAGAAGGCGGCCATGATCCGCTTTATGGAAGAGGGTTTGCAGAAGGCAGAAAAAAAAGGGGCCGCAATTGTCATTGGTCATGTATGGTCAAATGAACTGGCCGCTACCCTGTCAGAACTCTATCCAGAACTGATAGCCCAGGGATTTTCCCTTACTACTATATCAAGAATTATGATGGGAACCTTTGAAGATGAAGGTTTTGGGGATTGA
- the tsaD gene encoding tRNA (adenosine(37)-N6)-threonylcarbamoyltransferase complex transferase subunit TsaD has product MKVLGIESSCDECAAAVVEDGKIIRSNVVATQIPFHEVYNGVVPEIASRMHTEWISGVVKTALSDAGCKPGDIDAVAATTQPGLLGSLLVGLSFAKAFAYSLDKPFIAIDHMLAHLYAPMLSENVDYPFLGLLVSGGHSIICRVDDFDAITVLGTTIDDAVGEAFDKVSKFYGFGYPGGVHIDRLAKNGDSNAFKFPLPNLYKGEHRYDVSYSGLKTAVINQIEQFRQTDAQGNPVALSPENIAASFQKTAIDILLRSLFRAIEDTGLTTIVAGGGVAANSYLRQCLAERKDIRCLFPPLNLCGDNGAMVAGLGYKYLARGDRSPWTVTASARVKAFKRRYP; this is encoded by the coding sequence ATGAAGGTTTTGGGGATTGAATCTTCCTGCGACGAATGCGCTGCGGCGGTTGTCGAGGATGGAAAAATCATACGTTCTAATGTGGTAGCTACCCAGATACCCTTTCATGAGGTATATAACGGGGTTGTGCCAGAAATTGCTAGCCGTATGCATACTGAGTGGATCAGTGGTGTCGTAAAGACTGCCCTGAGCGATGCGGGTTGTAAGCCCGGTGATATCGATGCGGTAGCTGCCACAACACAGCCTGGACTCTTGGGTTCGCTCCTTGTGGGACTCAGTTTTGCCAAGGCTTTTGCCTATAGCCTGGATAAGCCTTTTATTGCGATAGACCACATGCTAGCCCACCTCTATGCTCCAATGTTATCCGAAAATGTAGATTATCCTTTTTTAGGGCTTCTTGTATCCGGTGGCCACAGTATCATTTGCCGGGTAGATGATTTCGATGCCATCACGGTTCTTGGTACCACCATCGATGATGCGGTTGGCGAGGCCTTTGATAAGGTTTCCAAATTCTATGGTTTTGGCTATCCCGGCGGTGTCCATATTGATAGGCTGGCAAAAAATGGTGATAGCAACGCCTTTAAATTCCCTCTGCCTAATCTATACAAGGGAGAGCATCGATACGATGTATCCTATTCGGGCCTAAAAACAGCGGTTATCAACCAGATTGAGCAGTTCAGACAGACCGATGCACAGGGAAACCCAGTTGCCTTAAGCCCCGAAAATATAGCTGCTTCTTTTCAGAAAACAGCTATCGATATATTGCTGCGGAGTCTCTTTCGGGCTATAGAAGATACGGGCCTTACTACGATTGTTGCCGGAGGCGGGGTTGCGGCGAATTCCTATCTCAGGCAGTGTCTTGCGGAACGGAAGGATATCCGCTGCCTCTTTCCGCCCCTCAATCTCTGTGGTGATAACGGAGCCATGGTAGCCGGCCTAGGATATAAGTATTTGGCCAGGGGTGATCGATCCCCATGGACGGTTACCGCATCTGCCCGGGTGAAAGCCTTTAAGCGTCGATATCCTTAA
- a CDS encoding P-loop NTPase has protein sequence MAIILPIASGKGGVGKSVFAINCAVALAKLGKTTVLIDLDLGASNLHTLLGIKNRYPGIGNLINRTETCLEALLIETDILRLFFIPGDTLLPGTANIDFFTKQKIMKSITNLPADYILLDLGAGSSYNTVDFFLTSSSGCIVTMGESTAILNAYSFLKTVFYRTLIRSFPPKGPERQVISNFFAQKMEGTSNTSSVLKKTLLENFGENAQQAISVVERLYPRIVLNMGTGPHDLGVGIKLREIAKKNLELNVEYIGYIPWDSSVSASVTARKPAILLQPDSPFAQAIQAIAGRLISEPIPTMPHLYPDNEDLKAVYLS, from the coding sequence ATGGCCATTATACTACCGATAGCGTCAGGGAAAGGTGGCGTAGGGAAAAGTGTATTCGCAATCAACTGTGCAGTAGCCCTGGCAAAGCTCGGAAAAACCACAGTTCTTATCGATTTAGACCTTGGTGCTTCTAATTTACATACCCTTCTGGGAATTAAAAATAGATATCCCGGTATTGGCAACCTCATCAACCGTACAGAAACGTGTCTCGAAGCCTTACTGATTGAGACTGATATACTTCGACTTTTTTTTATTCCCGGGGACACCCTTCTTCCAGGAACAGCCAACATTGATTTTTTTACTAAACAAAAGATTATGAAAAGTATTACTAATCTTCCTGCGGATTATATCCTCCTTGATCTTGGAGCAGGTTCCTCTTACAATACTGTGGATTTTTTCCTTACCAGCAGTTCAGGATGTATCGTAACGATGGGAGAAAGCACCGCAATCCTTAATGCTTACTCATTTCTTAAAACAGTGTTTTATCGAACCTTGATACGATCGTTTCCCCCTAAAGGACCAGAACGACAGGTAATAAGCAACTTTTTTGCACAAAAAATGGAAGGTACTTCAAACACCTCTTCTGTTCTTAAAAAAACACTACTCGAAAATTTTGGAGAAAATGCTCAACAAGCTATCTCAGTGGTTGAACGGCTCTATCCTCGAATTGTGCTCAATATGGGTACTGGCCCCCATGATCTGGGAGTTGGTATAAAGCTTCGAGAAATTGCAAAAAAGAACCTAGAACTAAACGTAGAATATATTGGTTATATTCCTTGGGACTCCTCGGTAAGTGCCTCTGTAACAGCCCGTAAACCGGCAATTCTCCTCCAGCCTGACAGCCCTTTTGCCCAGGCTATTCAGGCTATAGCGGGCCGCCTGATTTCAGAGCCAATTCCGACGATGCCCCATTTATACCCCGATAATGAAGACCTGAAAGCCGTCTACCTCTCATGA
- a CDS encoding DUF3185 family protein, with the protein MKRTIGFILLVAGIVIGIYGYYEYQTAHQSLGNVITKVFTGKSQAEQQGLYLMIGGGAATLIGLVLTLTGYLRRR; encoded by the coding sequence ATGAAACGAACAATAGGCTTTATCCTGCTCGTTGCAGGGATTGTGATTGGTATCTACGGTTATTATGAATACCAAACGGCACATCAATCTTTAGGAAATGTTATCACTAAAGTGTTTACTGGAAAATCTCAAGCGGAACAACAGGGTTTGTATCTCATGATAGGTGGTGGCGCTGCAACTCTTATTGGCCTTGTGCTTACACTAACAGGATATTTACGAAGACGCTAA
- the fusA gene encoding elongation factor G, whose protein sequence is MLERMRNIGIMAHIDAGKTTTTERILYYTGKSHRIGEVDDGEAIMDWMEQEQERGITIQSAATTTYWKDHQINIIDTPGHVDFTAEVERSLRVLDGAICIFCAVSGVEPQTETVWHQADRYRVPRIGYINKMDRMGADFFQVLEDIKVKLGAQAVPIQLPIGRESAFEGVIDLLEMREIRWDASTDGETVLYSPLSQGNLEIAQAWREKLIDALSEHSEAITDLYLNGEEIPFSLIKKELRKAVIHDKFVPLLCGASRRNMGVQPLIDAVVDFLPAPDEVGPAVGHHLKKEEEVQVPCDPKGTPLGLVFKIQYDREAGSLCYVRMYSGSFKPGTVVFNVGKKKRERANRILRMHSNKSEPMDELSAGDIGVIIGMKEAQTGDTIGSEGWPVVLEKMHFPEPVISVAIEPKSLSEQDKLREVLAILAKEDPTFTTKENEETGQLIISGMGELHLDVLVTRILKEYNVGAKVGNPQVTYRESIAKTIEHTQEFTRVLAGKEHKAKLTLKVEGLPRGSGNRYTCAAKKNKAPEEIFDAIERGINAAFPSGIVMGYPCIDIGVTLLDLEYSELTGSEFAFEACASMGFDEACRNADPFLLEPIMAVTLISPKEFVGDVISLVIQRGGIVHSMDSKSTMDHVKAQAPMAKMFGFMTALRSVSQGRATFSMEFSHFEKKQG, encoded by the coding sequence ATGCTGGAACGGATGCGCAACATCGGCATAATGGCCCATATCGATGCCGGAAAAACTACAACTACAGAACGAATCCTCTACTACACCGGAAAAAGCCATCGTATCGGAGAAGTAGACGATGGTGAAGCCATTATGGACTGGATGGAACAGGAACAGGAACGGGGAATCACCATCCAGAGCGCGGCCACTACAACTTATTGGAAGGATCATCAAATCAATATTATAGATACTCCTGGACATGTGGATTTTACTGCCGAGGTAGAGCGGTCTTTACGGGTCCTGGATGGAGCAATCTGTATTTTTTGTGCTGTAAGTGGCGTAGAACCTCAGACCGAAACGGTCTGGCATCAGGCAGACCGGTATCGGGTTCCCCGGATTGGGTACATTAATAAGATGGATCGAATGGGAGCCGATTTTTTTCAGGTTCTGGAGGATATAAAGGTAAAACTGGGAGCCCAAGCGGTTCCCATACAACTACCAATTGGCCGGGAAAGTGCCTTTGAAGGAGTGATTGACCTTCTTGAGATGCGGGAGATTCGCTGGGATGCCAGCACGGATGGCGAAACAGTACTTTACAGCCCCCTCTCTCAAGGTAACCTTGAAATTGCCCAGGCATGGCGAGAAAAGCTCATCGATGCCCTTTCTGAACATTCAGAGGCTATCACAGACCTGTATCTGAATGGGGAAGAGATTCCCTTTTCGTTGATTAAAAAAGAACTACGGAAAGCGGTTATTCATGACAAATTTGTTCCTCTTTTATGCGGTGCATCCCGAAGAAATATGGGGGTTCAGCCTCTGATTGATGCGGTGGTGGATTTCCTTCCTGCACCGGATGAAGTTGGGCCTGCGGTAGGGCACCACTTAAAAAAGGAAGAGGAAGTACAGGTTCCCTGTGATCCAAAAGGAACTCCGCTGGGACTGGTATTTAAAATACAATATGACCGGGAAGCAGGAAGTCTCTGCTATGTACGAATGTATTCGGGTAGTTTCAAACCTGGAACGGTGGTCTTTAATGTAGGTAAGAAAAAGCGCGAACGGGCAAACCGGATTCTTAGAATGCATTCTAATAAAAGCGAGCCTATGGATGAACTCTCTGCCGGTGATATTGGGGTCATTATCGGTATGAAGGAAGCTCAAACAGGGGACACCATTGGCAGTGAAGGCTGGCCGGTGGTCTTGGAAAAAATGCATTTCCCTGAGCCGGTTATTTCCGTTGCCATAGAGCCCAAGAGCCTTTCTGAACAGGATAAACTGCGGGAAGTGCTTGCTATTCTTGCGAAGGAAGATCCTACATTTACCACCAAGGAAAATGAAGAAACAGGACAGCTTATTATTTCCGGTATGGGTGAATTACATCTGGATGTACTGGTTACCCGTATCCTTAAAGAATACAATGTTGGGGCAAAGGTAGGTAACCCCCAGGTGACCTACCGGGAGTCCATTGCAAAAACAATTGAACATACTCAGGAGTTCACCCGGGTTCTCGCTGGCAAGGAGCATAAAGCAAAGTTAACCCTGAAGGTAGAGGGTCTCCCTCGGGGATCAGGAAATCGCTATACCTGTGCGGCTAAGAAAAATAAGGCCCCCGAAGAAATCTTTGATGCCATTGAACGGGGCATCAATGCAGCCTTCCCATCGGGTATTGTGATGGGCTATCCCTGTATCGATATTGGCGTAACCCTCTTAGACTTAGAATATTCGGAGCTTACCGGTTCAGAATTCGCTTTTGAAGCCTGTGCCAGCATGGGTTTTGATGAGGCATGCCGGAATGCAGATCCTTTCCTGCTGGAGCCGATTATGGCGGTAACCCTTATTTCACCAAAGGAATTTGTGGGAGATGTGATCAGCCTTGTGATTCAACGAGGCGGTATTGTTCATAGTATGGATTCTAAATCAACGATGGATCACGTTAAAGCCCAGGCCCCCATGGCAAAAATGTTCGGTTTTATGACCGCCCTTCGTTCAGTCAGCCAGGGCCGGGCTACTTTTTCTATGGAATTCTCCCACTTCGAAAAAAAACAGGGATAA
- a CDS encoding sigma-70 family RNA polymerase sigma factor: MAKKKDNFNTDDVLKTYFDQIKAAPLLTFEEELELSRRIMQGDEFARQRLIESNLRLVVKIAKAYVSNDVALLDLIQEGNVGLIHAAQKYDFKKQVRFSTYASWWIKQAITRSLANKRRTIRLPHRKEEALKKIQKAYNTLSQLFMRRPSTEEIATEVGLPQDEVEHIMNIANGMVSLDAETGDEDSTSLLDLCEDYTYSPDMEFLRNSVREDTLKFLERLMEREKKILMYRFQFFGGERYTLKEIGDAMGISPETVRQIEMRALKKIKEEAADLKEYVYI; this comes from the coding sequence ATGGCAAAGAAGAAGGACAACTTTAATACCGATGATGTGCTTAAGACCTACTTTGACCAGATAAAGGCAGCCCCTCTTCTAACTTTTGAAGAAGAACTGGAACTGTCCCGGAGAATCATGCAGGGTGATGAATTTGCTCGTCAACGACTTATAGAATCCAATTTGCGACTGGTGGTTAAAATTGCAAAGGCTTATGTGTCCAACGATGTTGCTCTACTTGATCTAATCCAAGAAGGTAATGTTGGGTTAATTCATGCAGCTCAGAAGTATGATTTTAAAAAACAGGTTCGTTTCTCAACCTACGCGAGTTGGTGGATTAAACAGGCAATTACCCGCTCCCTTGCAAATAAGCGACGTACCATACGGCTTCCCCATCGAAAAGAAGAGGCTTTAAAAAAAATACAAAAAGCCTATAACACACTTTCTCAATTATTTATGCGAAGGCCTTCAACAGAAGAGATTGCTACAGAAGTCGGACTTCCTCAGGACGAAGTTGAACATATTATGAATATCGCTAATGGTATGGTGTCCCTTGATGCTGAGACGGGTGATGAAGATAGCACATCACTTCTCGATTTGTGTGAAGACTATACCTATAGTCCAGATATGGAATTTTTGCGCAATTCTGTTCGGGAAGATACTTTGAAATTCTTAGAACGACTTATGGAACGGGAAAAGAAAATTCTAATGTATCGATTCCAGTTTTTTGGAGGAGAGAGGTATACCCTTAAGGAAATTGGTGATGCAATGGGTATTTCTCCTGAAACAGTACGACAAATTGAAATGAGGGCTCTTAAAAAGATTAAGGAAGAAGCGGCTGACCTGAAGGAATACGTTTATATATAG
- a CDS encoding ParB N-terminal domain-containing protein, with protein sequence MQVPLEQIKVKRRIRKDMGNLTALAESMKLHGQIHPILITKKNILISGRRRLEAAKLLGWRTINAQIVDAQDEVEKLELELEENLQRLNLTNDEIQSARDRIYKLRNPGFFRRIWNAIAGFFIRLFHVD encoded by the coding sequence ATGCAGGTTCCACTGGAACAAATAAAGGTAAAAAGAAGAATCCGCAAGGATATGGGAAATCTTACAGCCCTTGCGGAGAGCATGAAACTGCATGGACAGATTCATCCAATACTGATCACTAAAAAAAATATTCTCATTTCCGGACGCCGCAGGCTGGAGGCTGCGAAACTTCTGGGCTGGCGTACAATTAACGCCCAAATTGTGGATGCTCAAGATGAGGTTGAAAAACTGGAACTAGAGTTGGAAGAGAATCTACAACGACTTAATCTAACCAATGATGAAATCCAAAGTGCCAGGGATCGCATCTACAAATTACGCAACCCCGGCTTCTTCCGCCGCATCTGGAACGCCATCGCAGGCTTTTTTATAAGGCTCTTTCATGTAGACTAG